The genomic segment GGGAGGTTGGGGAGGGGTGAGAGGCCCTACCCCCCCACCACCTCGATCTTGGCCATCGCCGCCAGCCGGGCCCCGTCGATCGCCGCCAGGCTGTCGATGAGGTTGACCTGAAAGCTCCCGGGCCCCGCGGCGCCCCGGGCGGCGAGCTCCCCGGCGGCGCCGAAGTAGGCCAGGGCGCCGGCTGCCGCCTCCCAGGGGTCCTCGGCCACCGCCAGGAAGGCCCCCATGAGGGCCGTGGCCGTGCACCCGGTGCCGGTGACCCGGGCCATGAGGGGGTGGCCGTTGTGCACCCGGCAGGCGCGCCGGCCGTCGGTGACGAAGTCCACGGGGCCCGTGATGGCCACGGTGACGCCCAGCTCCCGGGCCAGCCCCATGGCGTCCTCGGCTGCCTGGTCGACGCCGTGGGCGGTGTCCACCCCCTTGCCCCCCGCCCCGGC from the Thermodesulfobacteriota bacterium genome contains:
- the thiM gene encoding hydroxyethylthiazole kinase, whose protein sequence is MTDPRLAQRAAEHLEKLRAQRPLVHNITNFVVMNVTANALLACGAAPVMAHAPEEVEEMVAFAGALVLNIGTLSPSWVDAMAQAGRAANHRGIPVVLDPVGSGVTRLRTEAARRLTREVRVSVVRGNASEVLSLARAGAGGKGVDTAHGVDQAAEDAMGLARELGVTVAITGPVDFVTDGRRACRVHNGHPLMARVTGTGCTATALMGAFLAVAEDPWEAAAGALAYFGAAGELAARGAAGPGSFQVNLIDSLAAIDGARLAAMAKIEVVGG